Proteins found in one Deinococcus aestuarii genomic segment:
- a CDS encoding recombinase family protein, with amino-acid sequence MRRGGNSLRAVAQTLREEGHRTRPGQAWTAVQVRNVLRRADLLRPDAGRRTGRKKEAGWPGPGRSCHRPGACPVRLP; translated from the coding sequence ATGCGGCGGGGCGGGAACTCCCTGCGGGCGGTGGCCCAGACCCTCCGCGAGGAGGGCCACCGCACCCGGCCGGGTCAGGCGTGGACGGCCGTGCAGGTGAGGAACGTGCTCAGGCGTGCGGACCTTTTGCGGCCAGACGCGGGACGAAGGACAGGTCGCAAAAAGGAGGCTGGTTGGCCCGGCCCGGGGCGGTCATGCCACCGACCGGGCGCCTGCCCCGTCCGCCTCCCCTGA
- a CDS encoding rhodanese-like domain-containing protein has protein sequence MKTAAQLVQEAKQRVQSLTAAEVAAELERGQVVLVDLREPGEQEQTGVIPGAVSAPRGMLEFWADPTSPYHRQEFDPSRRMILHCASGGRSALAADLLQQMGYTDVAHLDGGIKAWTAAGLPVQVRGGQP, from the coding sequence ATGAAAACCGCAGCTCAACTGGTGCAGGAGGCCAAGCAACGTGTCCAGAGCCTGACGGCCGCCGAGGTCGCGGCCGAACTTGAGCGGGGGCAGGTGGTGCTGGTGGATCTGCGCGAGCCCGGGGAGCAGGAGCAGACGGGCGTGATTCCCGGGGCGGTCAGCGCGCCGCGCGGCATGCTGGAGTTCTGGGCCGACCCGACCAGCCCGTACCACCGTCAAGAGTTTGACCCGTCCCGGCGGATGATCCTGCATTGTGCGTCCGGTGGCCGCTCCGCCCTGGCGGCGGACCTGCTCCAACAGATGGGGTACACCGATGTGGCGCACCTGGACGGTGGGATCAAGGCGTGGACGGCAGCAGGTCTCCCCGTTCAGGTGCGCGGCGGGCAACCTTAG
- a CDS encoding peptidylprolyl isomerase, which translates to MKQLLCLTCLGLLGACAPSQTTTPAAAWRTLSPDNLLVIDTSKGRMLVEMHPELAPQAVERVKRLAREGVYDGLQFHRVIDLFVAQTGNPNNKDGGTSQYPNLPPEFSARIPDGTPLTLVSSSADANTGFLGTLPVQTASNTETKRRAVPNVQVWGAYCPGVAGMGRGEAPDSANSEIFFMRGASSRRLDLQYTVWGNTVIGQEVIGALNVGEPPASPDIMRKVRVAADLPEAERPVVEAMDTTSPAFQAMINAARASKGADFTICDLQVPTRLR; encoded by the coding sequence ATGAAACAGCTTCTTTGCCTGACCTGCCTGGGCCTTCTTGGTGCCTGTGCTCCTTCACAGACCACCACTCCAGCGGCAGCGTGGCGAACCCTCAGTCCTGACAACCTGCTGGTCATCGACACTTCGAAGGGGCGCATGCTCGTCGAGATGCATCCTGAGCTGGCCCCACAAGCGGTCGAGCGCGTCAAACGGCTCGCCCGGGAGGGGGTCTACGACGGGTTGCAGTTCCACCGCGTGATTGACCTCTTTGTCGCCCAGACGGGGAACCCGAACAACAAGGACGGCGGAACGTCCCAGTACCCGAATCTCCCCCCCGAGTTCTCTGCACGCATCCCGGACGGGACCCCCCTGACCCTCGTCAGCAGCAGCGCCGATGCCAACACGGGCTTCCTGGGAACCCTTCCGGTCCAGACGGCCTCGAACACGGAAACGAAACGGCGTGCCGTGCCCAACGTTCAGGTGTGGGGCGCCTACTGTCCTGGCGTGGCAGGGATGGGACGGGGAGAGGCCCCGGACAGCGCCAACAGCGAGATCTTCTTTATGCGCGGCGCGTCCTCACGCCGTCTGGACCTGCAATACACGGTCTGGGGCAACACCGTGATCGGACAGGAGGTTATCGGTGCTTTGAACGTGGGGGAACCGCCCGCGAGCCCGGACATCATGCGCAAGGTCCGCGTCGCCGCCGATCTTCCCGAGGCCGAACGCCCGGTCGTCGAGGCGATGGACACCACCAGTCCAGCGTTTCAGGCCATGATCAACGCGGCGCGGGCCAGCAAGGGCGCGGATTTTACCATCTGCGACCTCCAGGTCCCTACCCGGCTGCGATAA
- a CDS encoding AAA family ATPase: protein MRPFLQQIQAGARPDFPAFVEALGDVLPLLAELRRTPQDPAWHGEGDVATHAGLVLAETYDLADREGLGPDDRLGLVLAAALHDLGKALTTRRAEDAAGESRIISPRHADRGRSYLAYRLPELGLPYPVIHAVMALVGHHHDLGRTLESGSERAYRRLARQVNLPLLYLLEVADTRGRLAADRTSKLEDLDLFRLGAEEYGVWNNPDPYREWAEIIDGDLAVFPPAYRDLVREGGILDYEAGLIQTSHEAIARGYAARAGFPQLVVTCGPSGSGKSAWVAEHLPDYDVVSLDLLREELAGKRADQSVNGRVLQEAKERLKASLRAKRRVMWDATNTRRDFRGIPLRLGFDYGALTTLAVFQPPLSTVFERNPARTHAVPAHVVASQVENAEFPYLTEVHRTLVLDEFLRPVAARGMGPVNFGGWPQGDIL, encoded by the coding sequence ATGAGGCCCTTCCTGCAACAGATTCAGGCGGGAGCACGGCCCGACTTCCCGGCCTTCGTGGAGGCGCTGGGTGACGTGCTGCCCCTGCTCGCCGAGCTGCGCCGCACGCCCCAGGACCCGGCGTGGCACGGGGAAGGCGACGTCGCCACCCACGCGGGCCTGGTGCTGGCCGAGACCTACGACCTCGCCGACCGGGAAGGGCTCGGGCCGGACGACCGGCTGGGGCTGGTCCTCGCCGCCGCGTTGCACGACCTGGGCAAGGCGCTGACCACCCGGCGGGCCGAGGATGCCGCAGGGGAGAGCCGCATCATCTCCCCACGTCACGCCGACCGGGGCCGCTCCTACCTGGCGTACCGACTTCCTGAACTGGGGTTGCCGTATCCGGTCATCCACGCCGTCATGGCGCTCGTCGGACACCATCATGACCTCGGGCGCACCCTGGAGTCTGGGAGCGAGCGGGCGTACCGGCGGCTGGCCCGACAGGTAAACCTGCCCCTGCTCTATCTGCTGGAGGTCGCCGACACCCGGGGCCGCCTCGCCGCCGACCGCACCTCGAAGCTGGAGGACCTGGACCTTTTCCGGCTGGGCGCCGAGGAGTACGGTGTCTGGAACAACCCGGACCCCTACCGGGAGTGGGCCGAGATCATCGACGGGGACCTCGCCGTTTTTCCCCCGGCGTACCGGGATCTGGTGCGCGAGGGGGGCATCCTCGACTACGAGGCGGGGCTGATCCAGACCTCCCACGAGGCCATCGCCCGGGGGTACGCCGCCAGGGCGGGCTTCCCCCAGCTCGTGGTGACCTGCGGACCCAGCGGCTCGGGGAAGAGCGCCTGGGTGGCCGAGCACCTGCCCGACTACGACGTGGTGTCCCTCGACCTGCTGCGGGAGGAACTGGCCGGGAAGCGGGCGGACCAGAGCGTGAACGGGCGGGTCTTGCAGGAGGCGAAGGAGCGGCTGAAAGCGTCGCTGCGCGCGAAACGTCGGGTGATGTGGGACGCGACGAATACCCGGCGGGACTTCCGGGGCATTCCGCTGCGCCTGGGCTTCGACTACGGGGCGCTGACGACGCTGGCGGTGTTCCAGCCGCCTCTGAGTACGGTCTTCGAGCGCAACCCGGCGAGAACCCACGCCGTCCCCGCCCATGTGGTGGCGAGTCAGGTGGAAAACGCCGAGTTCCCGTACCTTACGGAAGTCCACCGCACCCTCGTGCTCGACGAGTTCCTGCGCCCGGTGGCCGCGCGGGGGATGGGCCCCGTCAACTTCGGCGGATGGCCGCAGGGAGACATTCTTTAG
- a CDS encoding ParA family protein codes for MKLTVANLKGGSGKTTTAVYLANALAASGRTLLIDADPQGSALSWSETAGNFPLPVVAAPVRDLHRRVPQLAEGYAHVVIDTPPGELAITRSAMLASETVLIPIPPSLMDLDRLRPTLEVLAELEGLHEPQVLCLLTRVRRGTRSSRAAREVLLELGLNVLGAEVSLREGYANGFGLALADDLGEYADVLQELKGRVSQP; via the coding sequence ATGAAACTCACCGTCGCCAACCTCAAGGGCGGGTCGGGCAAGACCACGACCGCCGTGTACCTGGCAAACGCCCTGGCGGCCTCGGGCCGGACCTTGCTCATCGACGCCGACCCACAGGGCTCGGCCCTGTCGTGGAGTGAGACCGCCGGGAACTTCCCCCTGCCGGTGGTGGCCGCGCCGGTGCGGGACCTCCACCGCCGGGTGCCCCAGCTCGCCGAGGGGTACGCCCACGTGGTGATCGACACCCCACCCGGGGAGCTGGCGATCACCCGCAGCGCGATGCTGGCCTCGGAGACCGTCCTCATCCCGATTCCTCCCAGCCTGATGGACCTCGACCGCCTGCGTCCCACCCTGGAGGTGCTGGCGGAGCTGGAGGGGCTGCACGAGCCGCAGGTGCTGTGCTTACTCACCCGCGTGCGCCGGGGGACCCGCAGCTCCCGTGCCGCCCGCGAGGTGCTGCTCGAATTGGGCCTGAATGTCCTGGGCGCTGAGGTCTCCCTGCGCGAGGGGTACGCCAACGGCTTCGGCCTGGCCCTCGCGGATGACCTGGGCGAGTACGCGGACGTGCTTCAGGAACTGAAAGGCAGGGTGTCACAGCCATGA
- a CDS encoding RNA ligase family protein, producing MTRLKYPRTPHLPWSPGASQDDTRMADVHSFEGQEVVVTEKLDGENTTLYRDGLHARSLDPCPHPSRDWVKGLQGRIGYLIPEGWRVCGENLYARHSLAYEDLESYFSLFSVWDDTNTCLGWDETRPWARELDVPTPQELYRGPWDERVIRGIQVAEREMEGYVVRTTEGFPFAEFASHVAKWVRADHVQTDEHWLHQAVVSNRLRGQG from the coding sequence ATGACCCGCCTCAAATACCCCCGCACCCCCCACCTGCCCTGGTCCCCTGGCGCGAGTCAGGACGACACCCGCATGGCGGACGTCCACAGCTTCGAGGGTCAGGAGGTGGTCGTGACCGAGAAGCTTGATGGCGAGAACACGACGCTCTACCGGGATGGCCTGCATGCCCGCTCCCTCGACCCCTGCCCCCACCCGTCCCGCGACTGGGTGAAAGGCCTTCAGGGCCGCATCGGGTACCTGATTCCCGAAGGTTGGCGGGTCTGCGGGGAGAACCTGTATGCCCGGCACTCGCTCGCCTACGAGGACCTGGAGTCGTACTTCTCCCTCTTCAGCGTCTGGGACGACACCAACACCTGCCTCGGCTGGGACGAGACCCGGCCGTGGGCCCGGGAATTGGACGTGCCAACGCCGCAGGAGCTGTACCGGGGGCCCTGGGACGAACGGGTGATCCGGGGCATCCAGGTGGCCGAGCGGGAGATGGAGGGGTACGTCGTGCGCACCACGGAAGGCTTTCCCTTCGCCGAGTTCGCCTCGCACGTCGCGAAGTGGGTGCGGGCCGATCACGTGCAGACGGACGAGCACTGGCTGCACCAGGCCGTTGTTTCGAACCGGCTGAGGGGGCAGGGATGA
- a CDS encoding universal stress protein — protein MLPSPRPQGAQDVRAYVGAAGFLDPATHVLDTARTHFPGAHRHLPYVADSRRDSAASARDLLDSGRPAHSGADLARDELERHLEANETRQVVTGVPAEEILGADLIVMGTHGRRGLAHLVLGSVAEAVVRGATVPVMTVRVVQATARTEEPTERTLPLQPSPSGG, from the coding sequence CTGCTCCCTTCACCGAGACCCCAAGGAGCCCAGGATGTTCGGGCGTATGTTGGTGCCGCTGGATTTCTCGACCCCGCCACCCACGTCCTCGACACGGCCCGCACCCACTTCCCGGGGGCCCACCGCCACCTGCCGTACGTGGCGGACTCCCGCCGTGACTCCGCCGCCAGCGCCCGCGACCTGCTCGACTCGGGCCGTCCAGCACACAGCGGCGCCGACCTCGCCCGGGATGAGCTGGAACGCCACCTGGAGGCGAACGAAACCAGGCAGGTGGTGACCGGTGTGCCCGCCGAAGAAATTCTGGGGGCGGACCTGATCGTGATGGGGACGCACGGGCGGCGTGGCCTGGCACACCTGGTGCTGGGCTCGGTGGCGGAGGCGGTCGTGCGCGGGGCGACGGTGCCGGTCATGACGGTGCGGGTGGTGCAGGCCACCGCGAGGACCGAGGAGCCGACCGAGCGCACCCTGCCCCTGCAACCGTCCCCCAGTGGCGGGTGA